The window atgcttcttgcttcctcctttggGGTTGGTTACAAGAGACACTGATTATTAGCTCCTAAACGACGTCGCTTACAAGAAGTTTTACTGATTCTCTCCCTTTCCTTGAAATGGTTAAAaacgtaaataaaaaaaaacagagtatttggagaaaagaacaaactttgaggaaaaaaaaaacatttctgaTTTGTCTTTGTCTGATTCGTTCTCACCAACTTACTAGTGCCGATGTGGAGGTGAATATGGAGCGCACATGTTATTATTCTTCATCATCTATCCTTACCTAACCCCCCAAAGGTCAGATTTAATCTCTCCCGATTTTTTCATTTGGTTctctgttttgttctgtttctgTGTAGCTGTTAAAGTTATCCAAGAACAACAAGAATAAGCCTTTTAACTAGTTTCGTGTGTAAGTTGTTTTCTCTGATTCGATAAAACTTGGCCAGTTTGGCGATTCTTTGATATGTGTTCATAGGTCTAGAGTTAAAGCTGTGATCTTGCTATAAGGCTGAGGCAAAGAAGATCTCTCATTTGCTCTATGTTGCCTTGCCTCTTACGAAGCCACTTGTCTGTTTGATTAGTAGTGTTTTCTAATGATAAGTAATCGTGTTGTTGATAGGTTGGATCATCTGTTTAACCTCGGTTTAATCTTACCTTTAACACTTTTCACAAGGCTGCTCTTGCGTTAGACTGTGTTTTGAGAAGAAACCAAAGATGTCTTCGGAGGAGAAGAATCTTATAGAGATCTTGGAGGAAGGTCACAAAGTCGATATAGTCAAGTACATCAACTACGTCAGTGCTCCTCAAGCCGGCGCCATAGCGACATTCTCTGGCACTACGAGAGACATGTTCGAGGGCAAAGCAGTTTTGGAGCTAAGGTACGAAGCGTATGTCCCCATGGCCACAAGAACCCTCACCTCCATCTGCACAGCCGCTAGATCAAACTGGGACATCCACAAGATTGCTATCGCGCACCGTCTAGGACCAGTTCCCGTTGGAGAAACCAGCGTGTTCATCGCGGTTTCATCCGTTCACCGTGGGGATGGTTTAGACGCTTGCAAGTTCTTGATTGACGAGCTCAAAGCAACGGTGCCGATTTGGAAGAAGGAGGTGTACACTAATGGAGAGGTTTGGAAGGAGAATAGTGAGTTTCTGGAGAAGAGAGACGGTTTGGTGAAGAGAGAACATAAAAGAAGTTGCTGTGGAAGTAAAGTTAGAGTACAAGAAGATGAAAACAGTTCTTGATTACTTATAGCAAAGAGcaatgttttagttttttttctactCTCAATAAGCAAAAATGTCTTAAACACACACATTGTTGAATCTAAAGACTTCAAACTCCAATTTAGATCTCTCCCAGGTAGATATCTTTGTCGCTACTGCAAGAACCAATGATAGGCTCAGATGGGTGAAACACACACTCATTAACTGAACCTTTATGCCCCGGGAGCTTGTAGAGAATCCTCCGAGTGGTTGTGTCCCAAATATGAACCATACGGTCCGCGCTACCAGCAGTGACCTTAGTACCATCAGGCGACCACGAACACTTCAGCAAGTTCTTCTCAAAGTTGTGCTGATGCCCTTCAAAGACCTTCACACACCGATTCTGCGGAGCGTAAGGACGCATGTCCCACACGCAGAGCTTGTTATCCATCCCATTGGTGAGAAGGTAGGAACCGTCAGGACTCAAACTCATCCCCGTGATGGTATCTTGATGTCCCTCGAGCGTCATGGTGGCTTCCCCTTTCCGCAAGTCCCAGACTTTAACATCATTGTCAACACCTCCAGTGAAGATCTTATCAGCTGCATCAGAGAAGCTCACCGCTGTGATTTGGTACTTATCCGGAAACGTTTGAATAGCTCCTCTCTGACGCAAATCCCAAAGCTTTGCAGTTCCATCATCAGACCCGCTGATGATCAAAGGCAGTCCTCTGCGCGTAGGGCAGCAGGAGTTCACAAAGGACGAATGCTCAGCCATCTTCTTGACTTGTTTCCCAGTTTCAACGTCCCACGCCCTCACGGTTTTGTCCGGACTCGCTGATACGATCATGGAGCCGTCGCTTGTCCAGTGAAGGTCAAGGATAGCGTTCTTGTGGCCTTTCAGAACCATAAAGTTTTTGCAGTCCCCGTGGACTCTCCAGAGGAAAATCTCCCTGTCGTGTGATCCAGACGCGATTAGAGTTCCGGATGGGTTGAACTTCATGGTGTAGACAGCGCTCGGGTGACCAGTTAGCAGCATGATTGGCGCTTCAAGGCTTGATGTCCGCTGCTTCCCATAGGGACCAGGTCCCAACTCCATGGGAGTAGGAGCTGACAAAGCGTTCTCATTCTCTCTTGGCATGATCTCCATCTCTGTGCCACAAGGAAAGGAGTCAGCACAATGTTCGAACTATATAAACACAAAAGCAAAAGGTTGAAACTTTAGCTTGTTGATGTTAGAGTACTAATCTAGGGAGATAAGATCCAGATCTCTCTATAAAGGTCGTAGCTTTGGACTAGTTACAGCAAATCT is drawn from Brassica rapa cultivar Chiifu-401-42 chromosome A05, CAAS_Brap_v3.01, whole genome shotgun sequence and contains these coding sequences:
- the LOC103866742 gene encoding molybdopterin synthase catalytic subunit codes for the protein MSSEEKNLIEILEEGHKVDIVKYINYVSAPQAGAIATFSGTTRDMFEGKAVLELRYEAYVPMATRTLTSICTAARSNWDIHKIAIAHRLGPVPVGETSVFIAVSSVHRGDGLDACKFLIDELKATVPIWKKEVYTNGEVWKENSEFLEKRDGLVKREHKRSCCGSKVRVQEDENSS
- the LOC103866741 gene encoding U5 small nuclear ribonucleoprotein 40 kDa protein, which codes for MEIMPRENENALSAPTPMELGPGPYGKQRTSSLEAPIMLLTGHPSAVYTMKFNPSGTLIASGSHDREIFLWRVHGDCKNFMVLKGHKNAILDLHWTSDGSMIVSASPDKTVRAWDVETGKQVKKMAEHSSFVNSCCPTRRGLPLIISGSDDGTAKLWDLRQRGAIQTFPDKYQITAVSFSDAADKIFTGGVDNDVKVWDLRKGEATMTLEGHQDTITGMSLSPDGSYLLTNGMDNKLCVWDMRPYAPQNRCVKVFEGHQHNFEKNLLKCSWSPDGTKVTAGSADRMVHIWDTTTRRILYKLPGHKGSVNECVFHPSEPIIGSCSSDKDIYLGEI